A genomic segment from Mycobacteriales bacterium encodes:
- a CDS encoding AMP-binding protein, with protein sequence MSRWNLRSVPTDLRAHYLEQGLWTNDSLGQLVERGLSRSATAHFKVRSQVRQWDGTFADVDRAARAMATSLRSRGVGAGDVVVFQLPNWVEAGIAYWATAYLGAAVVPIVHFYGAKEVDYILRVTKPDAVITADRFGAASFLDTYEALLPDHGAPPWFVVQSDESTALPTAATGFDELLDAEPIAGPAPVDPDSPAVIAFTSGTTKDPKGVIHSHRTIGCEAVHLAGMGPQTSPPQITAAPVGHFIGMVNAFLTPLIKTMPVCLVDVFDPGRILRLMLDEQLMMAGGATYFLMSLLDHPDFTAEHLALMPFAGLGGSTVPASVTERAEKLGIKCFRSYGSTEHPSITGSMIDEPQLKRNRTDGHVLPGVEIRLSEDGEIFSRGPELCLGYTDPALTAAAFDADGWYRTGDVGVLDEDGYLSITDRVSDIIIRGGENISAQEVEDVLLGMDAVLEIAVVGVPDEKFGERAAAVVRVRDGAAPPTIPAMQQHLSAAGLAKQKWPEFVYQVADLPRTPSGKVQKFRLREDLRSGRIN encoded by the coding sequence GTGAGCCGATGGAACCTGCGCAGCGTCCCGACGGACCTGCGCGCCCACTACCTCGAGCAGGGCCTGTGGACCAACGACAGCCTGGGCCAGCTGGTCGAGCGTGGCTTGTCCCGGTCAGCCACCGCTCATTTCAAGGTGCGGTCGCAGGTCAGGCAGTGGGACGGGACGTTCGCTGACGTCGACCGCGCCGCTCGGGCCATGGCGACCTCGTTGCGCTCGCGGGGGGTCGGCGCGGGTGACGTCGTCGTCTTCCAGCTGCCCAACTGGGTCGAAGCCGGCATCGCCTACTGGGCGACCGCCTACCTCGGTGCCGCAGTCGTGCCGATCGTCCACTTCTACGGCGCCAAGGAAGTCGACTACATCCTGCGCGTGACGAAGCCCGACGCGGTCATCACCGCCGACCGGTTCGGCGCGGCGAGCTTCCTCGACACCTACGAGGCGTTGTTGCCCGACCATGGGGCGCCGCCGTGGTTCGTCGTGCAGTCCGACGAGTCCACGGCGTTGCCGACCGCAGCGACCGGATTCGACGAGCTGCTCGACGCCGAGCCGATCGCCGGACCGGCGCCGGTCGACCCGGACTCGCCCGCGGTGATCGCCTTCACCTCGGGTACGACGAAAGACCCCAAGGGCGTCATTCACAGCCACCGCACGATCGGATGCGAAGCGGTTCACCTCGCCGGCATGGGCCCGCAGACCAGCCCGCCGCAGATCACCGCCGCGCCGGTGGGCCACTTCATCGGCATGGTCAACGCGTTCCTCACACCGTTGATCAAGACGATGCCGGTCTGCCTCGTCGACGTGTTCGACCCGGGCCGCATCCTGCGGCTGATGCTCGACGAGCAGCTGATGATGGCGGGCGGTGCGACGTACTTCCTGATGAGCCTGCTCGACCATCCGGACTTCACCGCCGAGCACCTCGCGCTGATGCCGTTCGCCGGCCTCGGCGGGTCGACGGTGCCGGCGTCGGTCACCGAGCGCGCCGAGAAGCTGGGCATCAAGTGCTTCCGGTCCTACGGGAGCACCGAGCACCCCTCGATCACGGGCTCGATGATCGACGAGCCTCAGCTCAAGCGGAATCGCACCGACGGCCATGTCCTGCCCGGCGTGGAGATTCGGCTCTCGGAGGACGGTGAGATCTTCAGTCGCGGGCCGGAGCTGTGTCTCGGTTACACCGACCCGGCGCTGACGGCCGCGGCCTTCGACGCCGACGGCTGGTACCGCACCGGCGACGTCGGCGTGCTCGACGAGGACGGCTACCTCTCGATCACCGACCGGGTGTCCGACATCATCATCCGCGGCGGGGAGAACATCAGCGCCCAGGAGGTCGAGGACGTCCTGCTGGGAATGGACGCAGTCCTCGAGATCGCTGTAGTCGGAGTGCCCGACGAGAAGTTCGGCGAGCGGGCCGCGGCCGTGGTGCGAGTCCGTGACGGCGCGGCGCCGCCGACCATCCCTGCGATGCAGCAGCACCTGTCCGCGGCGGGTCTGGCGAAGCAGAAGTGGCCCGAGTTCGTCTACCAGGTCGCCGACCTGCCGCGTACCCCATCCGGCAAGGTCCAGAAGTTCCGGCTGCGAGAAGATCTTCGCAGCGGTCGAATCAACTAA
- a CDS encoding enoyl-CoA hydratase-related protein, giving the protein MSSSYSVPEAIQVELDGPIRVVRLNRPDHLNATNHELHEGLAHLWPQIDADADARAVVLTGNGRAFSAGGDFGYIDELVRDEALRKISLTHGRMIVTGMAGCRVPIIAAVNGPAVGLGCSLVALSDVAFMARSAHLADPHVLLGLVAADGGPITWPLMTSLMLAKEYALTGERIPSERAAAIGLVNHVVDDDAVMTEAMACAKKIAKLPKQAVEDTRKVINLHLQRAVLATIDYALTAEHRSFDSPELRANLDRMRDKPTPQ; this is encoded by the coding sequence ATGAGCAGCAGCTACTCGGTACCCGAGGCGATCCAGGTCGAGCTCGATGGTCCGATCCGCGTCGTACGCCTCAACCGGCCGGACCACCTCAACGCCACCAACCACGAGCTGCACGAGGGCCTCGCGCACCTCTGGCCGCAGATCGACGCCGACGCCGACGCGCGCGCGGTCGTGCTCACCGGCAACGGCCGGGCGTTCTCGGCGGGCGGCGACTTCGGCTACATCGACGAGCTCGTCCGCGACGAGGCGCTGCGCAAGATCAGCCTCACCCACGGCCGGATGATCGTCACCGGCATGGCGGGCTGCCGGGTCCCGATCATCGCGGCGGTCAATGGCCCGGCGGTCGGCCTGGGATGCAGCCTGGTCGCGTTGTCCGACGTCGCGTTCATGGCGCGCAGCGCGCACCTCGCGGACCCGCACGTGCTGCTCGGTCTGGTTGCGGCTGACGGCGGACCGATCACCTGGCCGCTGATGACGAGCCTCATGCTCGCCAAGGAGTACGCGCTCACCGGGGAGCGCATCCCGTCCGAGCGTGCTGCCGCGATCGGCCTGGTCAACCACGTCGTCGACGACGACGCCGTCATGACCGAGGCGATGGCGTGCGCCAAGAAGATCGCCAAGCTGCCCAAGCAGGCCGTCGAGGACACCCGCAAGGTGATCAACCTGCACCTCCAGCGCGCCGTGTTGGCGACGATCGACTACGCACTCACCGCCGAGCACCGCTCCTTCGACAGCCCGGAGCTGCGTGCGAATCTTGACCGCATGCGCGACAAGCCCACGCCGCAGTGA
- a CDS encoding acyl-CoA dehydrogenase family protein, with protein sequence MDFGDSPAEAAFRARLRAWLVDNTPDLPASSTSDEYWAGQADWHRALYVAGFFGLSWPKEIGGHELPTTYDVIVDDELAAAGAPPRPSLGYLVQGIWHHGSEDIRRRLLPGIVDGSDRWCQGFSEPEAGSDLASLRTTATPGEDGDYVINGHKVWTSYSDVADWCLVLARTDASVAKHKGISAFRVSMRQPGVQQRPLKMINGITREFGEVHFDNAHAAAADMIGAPGEGWRLAMTVVSHEREPGELGYVARYRKSVRQLAQRAAEAPDRVRSDQLEQLAWAIVESQMLRSHVCRRLSDRLDGITHGPEGSVDKLLMTQVEQTVGHAALALGGSDDTWLKLYLYSRAQSVMGGTAQIQRNLVATRILGLPAS encoded by the coding sequence TTGGACTTCGGTGACTCGCCGGCCGAGGCGGCGTTTCGTGCTCGGCTGCGCGCCTGGCTGGTCGACAACACACCGGACCTTCCCGCCTCGTCGACGTCGGACGAGTACTGGGCGGGGCAGGCGGACTGGCACCGCGCGCTCTACGTGGCCGGGTTCTTCGGCCTGTCGTGGCCGAAGGAGATCGGTGGCCACGAGCTCCCTACGACCTACGACGTCATCGTCGACGACGAGCTGGCGGCGGCCGGTGCGCCGCCGCGTCCGAGCCTGGGCTACCTCGTGCAGGGGATCTGGCATCACGGCAGCGAGGACATCCGCCGGCGGCTGCTGCCCGGCATCGTGGACGGCTCCGACCGCTGGTGCCAGGGCTTCAGCGAGCCCGAAGCGGGCTCGGACCTGGCCTCGCTGCGTACGACGGCGACGCCCGGCGAGGACGGCGACTACGTCATCAACGGCCACAAGGTCTGGACCAGCTACTCCGACGTGGCCGACTGGTGTCTCGTGCTCGCGCGCACCGACGCGAGCGTTGCGAAGCACAAAGGGATCTCGGCGTTCCGCGTCTCGATGCGCCAGCCGGGTGTGCAACAGCGGCCGTTGAAGATGATCAACGGCATCACCCGCGAGTTCGGTGAGGTCCACTTCGACAACGCCCATGCCGCCGCCGCCGACATGATCGGCGCCCCCGGCGAGGGCTGGCGTCTGGCCATGACGGTCGTGAGCCACGAGCGCGAGCCCGGCGAGCTCGGCTACGTCGCGCGCTACCGCAAGTCGGTGCGACAGCTGGCACAACGGGCCGCCGAAGCTCCGGATCGCGTTCGCAGCGACCAGCTCGAGCAGCTCGCATGGGCAATCGTCGAGTCGCAGATGCTGCGATCGCACGTCTGCCGCCGGCTCTCGGACCGGCTGGACGGAATCACCCACGGGCCGGAAGGGTCGGTCGACAAGCTGCTGATGACGCAGGTCGAGCAGACTGTCGGTCACGCGGCGCTCGCGCTCGGTGGCAGTGATGACACCTGGCTCAAGCTCTACCTTTACAGCCGCGCCCAGAGCGTCATGGGCGGGACCGCACAGATCCAGCGCAACCTCGTCGCGACCAGAATCCTGGGGCTACCGGCATCGTGA
- a CDS encoding acyl-CoA dehydrogenase, with translation MDVRLSDEQRALRDAAASVVTRLGPGSVADLDDRTRVERLDAAIAAAGWRELRAAEADGSPVASAVEVALVAEELARGPADVAYLGPVLAAELRRLAGAPAATAAETIALRPDLAELARAGGGATAIDTAGARRVLLVEPDVSDTGQLRVVALPLAGDAPDAVDLSRKAQAVDPVDGETEPAGGVTDDALVRFAALGLAMTAADLVGAMRGAIDLACGYAATRRQYDVAVGSFQAVQHLLADAYVAMEGSRSAALHAAWAVDALEPGAALAAAASAKAYCARAARAACETAIQVHGGIGNTWECKAHLYLRRALLSSELFGGVGLSLQRVLDHELGAGVGLR, from the coding sequence ATGGACGTCCGCCTCTCCGACGAGCAGCGCGCGCTGCGCGACGCCGCTGCCTCGGTCGTCACCAGGCTCGGTCCTGGTTCCGTCGCCGACCTCGACGACCGAACCCGCGTGGAGCGCCTCGACGCCGCGATCGCCGCCGCCGGGTGGCGCGAGCTGCGGGCGGCCGAAGCGGACGGGTCGCCGGTCGCGTCGGCGGTCGAGGTCGCTCTCGTCGCCGAGGAGCTCGCACGTGGCCCGGCGGACGTCGCCTACCTCGGTCCGGTGCTCGCCGCCGAGCTGCGGCGGCTGGCGGGTGCGCCCGCGGCCACCGCTGCCGAGACGATCGCGTTGCGACCGGACCTCGCCGAGCTCGCCCGGGCGGGCGGCGGCGCGACGGCGATCGACACGGCCGGTGCGCGCCGGGTCCTCCTGGTCGAACCGGATGTGTCGGATACCGGACAGCTTCGAGTCGTTGCGCTTCCCCTCGCCGGTGATGCGCCAGACGCTGTGGATCTCAGCCGCAAAGCCCAGGCGGTTGACCCAGTAGATGGCGAGACCGAGCCGGCCGGGGGGGTAACGGACGACGCCCTTGTCCGTTTTGCCGCGCTCGGTCTCGCCATGACAGCTGCCGACCTGGTCGGTGCGATGCGAGGCGCGATCGACCTCGCATGCGGCTACGCCGCCACTCGGCGCCAGTACGACGTCGCGGTCGGTTCCTTCCAGGCGGTGCAGCACCTGCTCGCAGACGCCTACGTCGCGATGGAGGGCTCGCGCAGCGCCGCGTTGCACGCGGCCTGGGCGGTCGATGCGCTCGAGCCCGGGGCGGCGCTCGCCGCGGCAGCATCGGCCAAGGCGTACTGCGCGCGAGCGGCGCGTGCGGCGTGCGAGACCGCGATCCAGGTGCACGGCGGCATCGGCAACACCTGGGAGTGCAAGGCGCACCTGTATCTGCGCCGGGCGCTGCTGTCGAGCGAGCTGTTCGGCGGGGTGGGTCTGAGCTTGCAACGGGTTCTCGACCACGAACTGGGGGCCGGCGTTGGACTTCGGTGA
- a CDS encoding AMP-binding protein yields the protein MRAAATRYGDRDALLAGDLRFSYRDLEETSDALAAGYALRIAPGDRVALMMTNRPEFVVVCNAVSKLGAACVLLSPAWKQREVDHALAITGARLAFADGPAIELLRGRLAADAVVDVDGADYAAALAAKATRPLVAVDPSDEAVLVFSSGTTGLPKAVRHTHASMTHAIDHWIEALGLTEADRFQVATPPSHILGLLNLVTAAAAGATVRLHPRFDLDEILHRIERERMTLEMAVAPIALAMANHPTIEDYDLSSLRYIMWGATPVTPSVAEAVTKRTGVRWLPAYGASELPVITCNPVGRPEDWRLDSAGLPPKGVELRVVDLDSGAPLPAGETGEIQVRSASVMAGYLPDEDSAAAFDGEWYRTGDVGWLEADGWVHLTDRSKEMIKVNGFQVAPAELEAVLHGHAAVLDCAVFGVTDAAAGERPVAAVVLDPSASVTTEELRQLVVASLATYKHPRTVIEVDAIPRLPSGKVLRRALAARWDDATDALRSE from the coding sequence CTGCGGGCAGCCGCGACGAGGTACGGAGACCGCGACGCGCTGCTTGCCGGCGACCTTCGCTTCTCCTATCGCGATCTCGAGGAGACCAGCGACGCGCTGGCGGCTGGTTACGCGCTGCGCATCGCGCCCGGCGACCGCGTCGCGCTGATGATGACGAACCGTCCTGAGTTCGTGGTCGTCTGCAACGCCGTCAGCAAGCTCGGTGCCGCCTGCGTGCTGCTCAGCCCGGCGTGGAAGCAGCGCGAGGTCGACCACGCGCTTGCGATCACCGGTGCCCGGCTCGCGTTCGCGGACGGCCCCGCCATCGAGCTGTTGCGCGGTCGGCTGGCGGCAGACGCCGTGGTCGACGTCGACGGCGCCGACTACGCCGCGGCGCTCGCCGCGAAGGCGACGCGCCCGCTGGTCGCCGTCGACCCGAGTGACGAGGCGGTGCTCGTGTTCAGCTCCGGCACGACCGGGCTACCGAAGGCGGTCCGCCACACCCACGCCTCGATGACCCACGCGATCGATCACTGGATCGAGGCGCTCGGCCTCACCGAGGCGGACCGGTTCCAGGTGGCGACCCCGCCGTCACACATCCTCGGTCTGCTCAATCTCGTGACGGCGGCGGCGGCCGGTGCCACGGTGCGGTTGCATCCGCGGTTCGACCTCGACGAGATTCTTCATCGCATCGAGCGCGAACGGATGACTCTGGAGATGGCGGTTGCACCGATCGCTCTCGCGATGGCCAACCACCCGACGATCGAGGACTACGACCTGTCGTCGTTGCGCTACATCATGTGGGGCGCAACGCCGGTCACCCCGAGCGTCGCGGAGGCGGTCACCAAGCGCACCGGCGTGCGGTGGCTGCCGGCGTACGGCGCAAGCGAGCTGCCGGTCATCACCTGCAACCCGGTCGGGCGCCCCGAGGACTGGCGTCTGGACTCGGCGGGGCTGCCGCCGAAGGGCGTCGAGCTGCGGGTGGTCGACCTCGACAGCGGCGCGCCGCTGCCGGCCGGCGAGACCGGCGAGATCCAGGTGCGTAGCGCATCGGTGATGGCCGGCTACCTGCCCGACGAGGACTCCGCGGCCGCCTTCGACGGCGAGTGGTATCGCACCGGGGACGTCGGATGGCTCGAGGCCGACGGGTGGGTGCACTTGACGGATCGCTCCAAGGAGATGATCAAGGTCAACGGCTTCCAGGTCGCGCCGGCCGAGCTCGAGGCGGTACTGCACGGCCACGCGGCTGTGCTCGACTGCGCGGTCTTCGGCGTCACGGACGCGGCCGCCGGGGAGCGTCCGGTTGCCGCCGTCGTCCTCGACCCGTCGGCGAGTGTGACGACGGAGGAGCTGCGTCAGCTGGTCGTCGCCTCGCTCGCCACCTACAAGCACCCGAGAACGGTGATCGAGGTCGACGCGATCCCGAGGTTGCCATCGGGAAAGGTGCTGCGTCGTGCCCTCGCCGCCCGGTGGGACGACGCCACCGACGCGCTGCGATCCGAATGA
- a CDS encoding acyl-CoA dehydrogenase family protein, giving the protein MNETPEDVRREIVDNVRRFVAREVTPHASALEHADEYPAAIVDQMRELGLFGITIPEEYGGLGLDLLTYIGVIEELSYGWMSLSGVINTHTMLATMLVVHGNDEQRQKWLPALASGEKRGALSLSEPDAGTDTRSLTCRAEPDGDDYVINGTKAWVTNGERASLVILAARTPEGISSFIVEKEPGASYQGISVSKHVGKLGYKGIETVEMSYADHRIPAANLVGTPGRGLPQMLGVLEVGRINIAARAVGVARAAFDAAVSYAQLRTTMGKPIGEHQAIQLKIADMATKLEASRLLTRSAAERRMAGLRTDVEAGMAKLFASETAFELATEAMRIHGGVGYTTELPVERYYRDAPLMIIGEGTNEIQRIVIARGILARARGEGRD; this is encoded by the coding sequence GTGAACGAGACGCCTGAAGACGTACGCCGGGAGATCGTCGACAACGTCCGGCGGTTCGTCGCGCGTGAGGTGACCCCGCACGCCTCGGCGCTCGAGCATGCCGACGAGTACCCCGCGGCGATCGTCGACCAGATGCGCGAGCTCGGGCTGTTCGGGATCACGATCCCGGAGGAGTACGGCGGACTCGGCCTCGACCTGCTGACCTACATCGGCGTGATCGAGGAGCTCTCCTACGGCTGGATGAGCCTGTCGGGGGTCATCAACACCCACACCATGCTCGCCACGATGCTCGTGGTGCACGGCAACGACGAGCAGCGGCAGAAGTGGCTGCCGGCCCTGGCAAGCGGTGAGAAGCGAGGGGCGCTGTCCCTGTCCGAGCCGGACGCCGGCACCGACACCAGGTCCTTGACCTGTCGCGCCGAGCCCGACGGCGACGACTACGTCATCAACGGGACGAAGGCGTGGGTGACGAACGGCGAGCGCGCCTCGCTGGTCATCCTCGCCGCGCGCACCCCGGAGGGCATCAGCTCGTTCATCGTCGAGAAGGAGCCGGGTGCCTCCTACCAGGGCATCTCGGTGAGCAAGCACGTCGGCAAGCTCGGCTACAAGGGCATCGAAACGGTCGAGATGTCCTACGCCGACCATCGGATCCCGGCCGCGAACCTGGTCGGCACGCCCGGCCGTGGCCTGCCGCAGATGCTCGGTGTCCTCGAGGTCGGTCGCATCAACATCGCCGCCCGAGCCGTCGGCGTCGCCCGAGCCGCGTTCGACGCGGCCGTCTCCTATGCCCAGCTGCGTACGACGATGGGCAAGCCGATCGGCGAGCACCAGGCGATCCAGCTCAAGATCGCCGACATGGCGACCAAGCTCGAGGCGTCGCGGCTGTTGACGAGGAGCGCGGCCGAACGACGGATGGCCGGGCTCCGCACGGACGTCGAGGCCGGCATGGCGAAGCTGTTCGCGAGTGAGACGGCGTTCGAGCTGGCGACCGAGGCGATGCGCATCCATGGTGGCGTGGGCTACACCACCGAGCTGCCCGTCGAGCGCTACTACCGTGACGCTCCGCTCATGATCATCGGTGAGGGCACGAACGAGATCCAGCGCATCGTGATCGCCCGCGGCATCCTGGCCCGTGCCCGCGGCGAGGGCCGGGACTAG